A window of Kyrpidia spormannii genomic DNA:
TTATTTTTTATCCACCGGACGCATCGTCGGGTGCCTGGAGTCGGAGTTGAAGAAAATCGATGCTGTCGACGAGTCAGCCCAAACATGAAGAACGGCGCGCCGCCGGCCTCGCCTGAAGGAAGGGGATGGGCGGCGCGTCATTATGTTTTGATGAAAATGTGGTATAGATCTCGGTGAAACAGTTTTCTGAATAAATACGCAGACCCCATATTTGGGGGATTTAAAGGTTGCGACGTATTCAGTTGTTCGGTATAACGGACCAAGAGGGGGGAGTTGAGTTGAAAATATTTATACGCATAGCCCACGCAATTCTATCGGTACTTAGCGCTTCGCTGTTTACCGGGTGTTCAACAATCAAAGAGCCCCGGCCTCAGCCGACGTTCACGCCGTTGCCCTCTCATCCATCTTTCGTAGTCGTGACAAAATATGATATCCACTCACCTACGGTCAGTGCGAAAAAAGTGACGGATCCAAATATGGTTCGGCATATCGTTAGTGAGATCGACCAGAGCGGGCTGTACATTGCTTCACGATGATGCTGCATGACGTACCCGCGGTCGTCAATCTCTTAGGCGGGCCTCAAGCGTGGGTGGACTGGGAGCAGACGGTCCAGAACGCGGAATGGAAGCTGACCGTTTCCCCGGACCAACGACCGGGAAAATACGGCCGGTATGATCTTCAAGTCCAGTATACGGGTCACGAGGCTATTCACGGTGTCACGGTGACTTTCGATAACTCTTTAACAGTCTCTTCAGGCGCCGGCGCCAATTCCCCGGTTGTGCTGAAATTACCGGACCTCGTTTTCCCGCTGGAAACAAGGTCAGTGCCGGTCAATGTAACCTGGGTGAAAGGTCAAACAACCGAATCTGCCGCGTTTACGCTTCACCCGAAAAATGGGTGAAAGACCTTGAAACGTATTGCCCCGCTTTTTTAGTTTACATAATGTACATTATCGGACTCAAAATGGGCCTTCAAAAAAGCCTCACCTTTCCCTCCCCCGCTGGATCAATAGCCAGAGAACAAGGATTGCCAATCCGGTTGTTATTGTCGGGCAACTGCGCTCCATCTTGCCACCCGTCCGCAATTTGGGTAAAGTGAAGCTATCGAGAAGAAAGTGCCCTAAGTATACCCGGGGCATAGCCAGAAACGGGGGTGCGATGTTCACCATGCGAATCACTTCTTATTTCGATTATAATTGCGTGTTTTGTTATATCGGTCGATATCGTCTGCGGGAGGCCGCAAACAGGGCCGGTGTGTCCATCGAATGGGTGGCCTGGGCAATGCCCGAGGATGCTTCTCCCCCGCCAAAACCGGATGACTACCGGGAGGGCGTGAAGCGCTATGTCCAGGCGGCTTCTGAAGATTTGGGCCTCGACATCCGCCTCATGAGGGCAGTTGACACCCAAGATGCCCTCACCGGTATGTATTACGCCCGGGAACAGGGCGTTGAGGAGCCGTATCACCAGCAGGTCTTTGATGCCCGGTTTTTGAAAGGATTGGATGTGTCGGACCGCAAAGTTCTGACAGAATGTGCCGAAGCCGCCGGGCTGTCCGGGGATGGCTATTTGAATGCTTTAGATCATGAGAAGTATCGCATACAGTTACAGGCGGATTTCCAGCGCGCGGCACATGCGCGAATCTGGACCATCCCGGTTTATGAAGCGGATCACCGCCGGTTGGAGGTTCATCACTTTGATCAGTTGCCCACCGCCGATGGGCTGACCGAATGGATCCAACTCATCGGAACGAAAGCGGAAGGTTGATTTTGTCAGCGGCGTCCGCGCCTTTGGCGCTCAACGGCCCCTAGATACCGATTCGGGTTCTTCATTGCGAGGCGGGCAAGTGAAGAATCATGCCCGGATAAAGGGTGCCCTCCCTCGTCAAGTGGTTGAGCTGGCGCAACTGATAGATCCACTCCCTCACATCCACATCGGGTCCCGCATACTGTGACGCGATGCTCCATAGGGTGTCGCCTTCGTATACCATGATGGTTCTGTCCTCTCCCTCTTCGGCCCTGGGATGGTGGTGCAGCAAAACTCCTCCCGCTGTCCCCAGCCCCATGACAACAAGAAGCCCCGTCACAAACACGGCCCGATTCCACGCCCGGTTTGCCCGCGCCAATCTGCCCCGGTGGCGGCTTGGGTAGGCTCGCACCCCGGCCTTCCGTTGATCCACCCTGAAACGGATCGCTTGCGCCTTCTCGTTTTCGGCCGATCTCCTCAGAGGCGTACCCATCCCCTCGCCCCCCTCTCCCTAGGTATCTGTTGTCTCTGTCAGCATATTGGGACGACAATCGCCCAGAGAGCCAGCTCGTCCCCTCATCTCTATGCTTCGAATGCGGCAGCGAGAACGAAACGAATGTTCGTATTTAGTGTAGATGGAACAAACGTTT
This region includes:
- a CDS encoding DsbA family oxidoreductase codes for the protein MFTMRITSYFDYNCVFCYIGRYRLREAANRAGVSIEWVAWAMPEDASPPPKPDDYREGVKRYVQAASEDLGLDIRLMRAVDTQDALTGMYYAREQGVEEPYHQQVFDARFLKGLDVSDRKVLTECAEAAGLSGDGYLNALDHEKYRIQLQADFQRAAHARIWTIPVYEADHRRLEVHHFDQLPTADGLTEWIQLIGTKAEG
- a CDS encoding LysM peptidoglycan-binding domain-containing protein; translation: MGTPLRRSAENEKAQAIRFRVDQRKAGVRAYPSRHRGRLARANRAWNRAVFVTGLLVVMGLGTAGGVLLHHHPRAEEGEDRTIMVYEGDTLWSIASQYAGPDVDVREWIYQLRQLNHLTREGTLYPGMILHLPASQ